In Marasmius oreades isolate 03SP1 chromosome 1, whole genome shotgun sequence, one DNA window encodes the following:
- a CDS encoding uncharacterized protein (CAZy:AA3), whose translation MWPVKLAATVVSFAVFAACNPLLTHPIKRFAYGGDLAKSYDFLIIGGGQAGLALASRLSEDSNTTVLVIEAGDTGEAVQDKISIPSSTYFNSLTKSEYDWSYETTSQTNLGGLAVTWPRGKVLGGSSAINGMYVVRPSEVEVNAWAGLQDSEGAKSWSWSEYYKAMEKSETFTRPSADIANEAKITSNDQSLGSSGPIHTGFPGFTYSTVGDWNTALASVGISLNPDPYSGKTWGGFVARSFIDPSNWLRSYSRSAYIDPLSSRPNLSVLVKNTVTRIVFASADNHTATGVEFAATRDSEKQTVGVNREVLVAAGAVGSPQVLMLSGVGPKDILSDANVPVQLELPGVGQHLQDHPSTLVVYKSDKDTFAKSRQSGLNTPQFNSFVNSAIAYVNASFLFNGDAATLQQQVQSQFSTNLIPSTSPEVLEGAKAIYDVRAKTILPSEVGQIELLLGLMFEGTISIGVALQQPLSQGRLYIRSSSVFDYPVIDPSYLSHPADTTILRQGIKVARMLSKVSPFSDSLGDEISPGPGVVTDDDIDKWLAGPAQISTEYHPSSSCAMLPQSKGGVVDANLKVHGLNNVRVVDASVFPFVFAAHLGGPVYGLAEQAANIIRAQYNLPSTNSSSASSSNNSNSKPTNSNPHNGGIGYGAHSSVWTFFMLALVIGLYM comes from the exons ATGTGGCCTGTCAAGCTCGCCGCGACAGTAGTTTCATTTGCCGTCTTTGCTGCATGCAATCCACTCCTTACCCATCCCATTAAACGCTTTGCCTATGGCGGCGACCTCGCCAAATCCTACGATTTCCTGATCATCGGCGGTGGACAAGCAGGGCTCGCTCTAGCATCTCGCCTTTCTGAAGACTCGAATACAACGGTTCTTGTTATTGAAGCTGGTGACACTGGTGAAGCCGTTCAGGATAAGATCA GTATTCCTTCTTCGACTTATTTCAACTCTCTGACCAAGTCAGAATATGACTGGTCTTATGAGACTACCTCTCAGACCAATCTGGGTGGTCTCGCTGTCACCTGGCCAAGAGGAAAAGTTCTGGGAGGTTCCTCTGCTATCAATGGCATGTATGTGGTCCGACCATCAGAAGTCGAGGTGAATGCGTGGGCAGGACTACAGGATTCTGAAGGCGCGAAGTCGTGGAGTTGGTCTGAATATTACAAGGCCATGGAAAAGTCGGAAACCTTTACTAGACCTAGCGCCGACATTGCCAACGAAGCCAAGATTACCTCCAATGACCAGAGCCTCGGGTCCTCGGGTCCTATTCACACAGGTTTCCCTGGATT TACCTACTCCACTGTCGGCGACTGGAACACAGCACTCGCTAGCGTAGGAATTTCCCTCAATCCCGATCCCTATTCAGGGAAAACTTGGGGTGGGTTTGTCGCCAGATCATTCATCGATCCGTCCAATTGGCTGCGCTCCTATTCACGCTCAGCATACATCGATCCCTTGTCGAGCCGGCCCAACCTATCTGTCCTTGTTAAAAACACGGTGACTCGCATCGTCTTCGCTTCTGCGGATAATCACACTGCTACTGGAGTCGAGTTCGCCGCGACACGGGACAGCGAAAAACAAACCGTCGGAGTCAACAGGGAAGTGTTAGTGGCTGCCGGTGCGGTCGGCAGCCCCCAGGTCCTAATGCTTAGTGGTGTCGGACCCAAGGATATCTTGAGCGATGCCAATGTTCCCGTACAATTGGAGCTCCCTGGTGTGGGTCAACACCTACAAGACCATCCG TCGACTCTTGTGGTATACAAATCGGATAAAGACACCTTTGCAAAGTCACGCCAGTCAGGTTTG AATACCCCCCAATTCAACTCTTTCGTCAACTCGGCCATTGCTTATGTTAACGCATCGTTTCTGTTCAACGGAGATGCTGCAACTCTTCAACAACAGGTTCAATCCCAGTTCTCTACAAACCTGATCCCCAGCACTTCGCCGGAAGTCCTTGAGGGTGCCAAGGCAATCTATGACGTACGGGCGAAGACCATTTTGCCCAGCGAGGTCGGACAGATAGAACTCCTATTGGGCTTGATGTTTGAGGGCACAATCTCAATTGGTGTGGCATTGCAACAGCCACTCAG TCAAGGACGGCTGTACATCCGGTCATCTTCAGTGTTTGATTATCCAGTTATTGACCCCAGTTACCTTTCACATCCTGCTG ACACAACGATCCTTCGCCAAGGTATCAAGGTTGCACGAATGCTTAGCAAAGTCTCTCCTTTTAGCGATTCTCTTGGAGACGAAATTTCTCCAGGTCCCGGCGTTGTCACTGACGATGACATAGACAAATGGCTCGCTGGCCCAGCACAAATTAGCACCGAATACCACCCGTCCTCTTCTTGCGCGATGTTACCGCAATCGAAAGGTGGTGTTGTTGACGCCAATCTGAAGGTCCATGGTCTGAATAACGTCCGTGTTGTGGATGCTTCCGTGTTCCCCTTTGTCTTTGCTGCACAT CTCGGAGGGCCTGTCTATGGGTTGGCTGAACAAGCTGCTAACATCATCCGTGCGCAGTACAATCTTCCTTCTACGAATTCTAGTTCAGCTTCGTCCTCGAACAACTCGAATTCAAAGCCTACAAATAGCAACCCTCACAACGGTGGTATTGGTTATGGTGCACATTCTTCAGTATGGACGTTCTTCATGCTTGCGTTGGTCATTGGCCTGTACATGTAA
- a CDS encoding uncharacterized protein (CAZy:GH71): MLRFTVLFGFLSASAAMVNAQTVVAHYMAQNAFSYVQSDWAADIKAAQAIGIDGFALNVAVDDYEVGKMPDAFRAAEAANFKLFFSFDMNYDWNKDNMVSLVKTYAGSNAMFRWKGNVLVSTFNGGNKGNDWWLSFKSDLNGQGVPVSFAPAFIDYRDPGKASQLTSVFTSVDGFFNWWSWPEDRPEDLTTATDLAYKQAISPRGGPYIMSVSPWQFKELGGTQDWVEQSDKLWKYRWEQAINDVKPDIVEIITWNDYGESHYIADINPKVNLGDLAPNYVLGFDHGAWRTVAQYYISWFKSGRQPTITEDKVVFWYRAHPKNAVCAEGDRPRNADYPADAVMAFSMLTSPATIQIDIGGSHTQFDASAGVAIGMASFPSQDNVTPSFKIVRNGVTVKSGSGAKAITNSCPYYNFNPTVGSI; this comes from the exons ATGCTCAGGTTCACGGTCTTATTTGGATTCTTGAGCGCAAGTGCGGCTATGGTCAATGCCCAGACCGTTGTGGCTCATTACATG GCCCAAAACGCGTTTTCGTACGTTCAGTCCGATTGGGCTGCTGATATCAAGGCTGCGCAAGCGATAGGGATCGATGGATTTG CTCTTAACGTCGCAGTCGATGATTATGAAGTCGGTAAAATGCCGGATGCATTTCGGGCGGCTGAAGCGGCTAATTTCAaactgttcttctccttcgaTATGAACTATGACTGGAATAAAGACAATATGGTATCTTTGGTCAAGACATATGCTGGAAGCAACGCCATGTTCAGGTGGAAGGGGAACGTCTTGGTTAGCACGTTCAATGGAGGGAATAAGGGTAACGATTGGTGGCTCAGTTTCAAGTCGGATCTGAATGGTCAAGGTGTCCCTGTGTCGTTCGCACCCGCGTTTATTGACTATAGAGACCCTGGTAAAGCTTCGCAGCTTACATCGGTCTTCACGTCTGTTGATGGATTCTTCAATTGGTGGTCATG GCCTGAAGATCGTCCCGAGGACCTTACCACTGCTACCGATCTGGCTTATAAACAGGCGATTTCTCCGAGGGGTGGTCCATACATTATGT CTGTGTCGCCTTGGCAATTCAAAGAATTGGGCGGCACCCAAGACTGGGTTGAACAAAGTGATAAACTGTGGAAGTACCGCTGGGAACAAGCCATCAACGACGTTAAGCCTGACATCGTGGAGATTATTACATGGAACGATTATG GTGAAAGTCATTACATCGCAGATATCAACCCCAAAGTGAACCTTGGGGATCTTGCTCCCAACTACGTATTGGGATTTGACCACGGAGCCTGGAGGACAGTCGCTCAATACTACATATCCTGGTTCAAATCCGGACGCCAACCCACAATCACC GAAGATAAGGTAGTTTTCTGGTACCGTGCCCACCCCAAAAATGCGGTGTGCGCAGAGGGCGACAGACCTCGGAATGCCGATTATCCAGCGGACGCGGTTATGGCATTTTCGATGCTCACTTCACCTGCCACAATTCAGATTGACATTGGCGGGAGTCATACACAGTTCGATGCCTCTGCAGGTGTTGCTATCGGGATGGCATCTTTCCCTTCTCAGGATAATGTCACTCCGTCTTTCAAGATCGTTCGGAATGGAGTTACAGTCAAGAGTGGGAGTGGCGCGAAAGCGATCACGAACAGCTGCCCGTACTACAACTTCAATCCTACTGTTGGGTCTATTTAG